The Rosa chinensis cultivar Old Blush chromosome 7, RchiOBHm-V2, whole genome shotgun sequence DNA segment tcttttatgatgcatgttacaatcttgtgtcattttacgtgtttaggtaattttcagagttaggttaataagtttgcatgctagaataacggtgagagttcttgtgtgtttgcttaattttccaagagtaattgttatttgtgaAGATgttgagttaaacaagtagtaataagttctaacgagtggtaaaaatcatgctttaatgattaaacgattctggaaattacgtgttaaattctatgtataatggttaatttgcacgtgtgagttgattcgagggttagataatactactagttaagagaattacgctgagtgttttcgaaaattagtagtattaggcttggtaaggacttttccgatccaaccctatattagaacgaatcagataaatggattgatccgctaagacttttcatttgggctcttatctaggcatttaagatgggcacgtttttgtagcatgttgaaatgaattttctgtttttacacttagtaatttccgagtggtattggtctaggttagggaagtcgatcattgtatatagttttatttgttttgtttttattttaagtagattaggaaccaaatttcaaaaccccccattttattcttttatttgttaattgacctttttgtgtaggtgtaccctacaatccccagaCTGAACGATCcatgcttatcctatactgataactacattttgcagggttaaattgtgaggctatttcagccgcatcaatgcATATGCATGTAAAATTTATCACATGAAGTGGGCCTTCCCACTTtctgattcatttttttttaagagctATATCGCTAAATGAAGGGGTATATTTAGCCCTTAATCTTGCACTTTAAGGTTGTGTTTGTTACGTGGGACTATTATCCCCCACCTTATTTCCTATAATAGTCTAGGACTCTTCTAGCCTGGGATATGTTATGTTAATACCTGACCCATGTTTGGTACTGCTTAGGACTAAAGTGCAGAATAGTCTAAATAGTCTTATCCCATGTTTGTTTGTGCATTGGACTAAAAGTTGGTAATTTGTAGAAACATTCACAAGTCCACCTATTAATACAACACATGCTAATAAAGTTCCATGCTTGTAGTTAATTTTTACACATTCACAAGTCCCTAATACACAGATTTAACATTCACAAGTTCCATCTATCAATTACAAAAATGAATGTTGATCTAGCAAAAGAAGGAGCTTGTCCAACATAAGCTACTGCAGCAACTCTTGTAGttttccaaacaaaaaaaaaaagaacatatcctCATGCAGCAGTTAGGTAGATCCTCTAGCAGTGCCCGCAAGCAAGTTATCCACATACACTTTTCTCACTTCATCATCTAAGGACATGAACACAGAGATATTTTGGGGCTTATCCAAAATGATTTTCAATGCCTCAATTTGGTCTATAACAGAAAGTCCCATTTTCTTAAGTTCCTTGGCAATATCAGATCGATCTTCATTACCTTTCACTATAGCATCAGTCACTGCTTGCATTCTTTTTCCAGATTCTTCAAACAATTTATCCAATGCAATCATAATTTTATCTTCAtcatttcttttcctctttttctgACTAACCTGAGATTGTCCTGTGCTCATTGACATGGGGCTTGTGTCATTCTCAACTTCAATGCCATCTTCATTGTTGCTCTGCTCCTCCATCATATCAGCAGGGACCTCAGCTCCAATTCCAGTCGCACGGTCACTCCCAAAGATGGTAGCTAGTCTATCAAATAATGGATACTTCTTGTTTCTCCATCCCTTTGCCTTTTTGTTATGCTATGACAGAAAATGCATAGGAATCACCATCACAGTGCAGCAATGAAACCAGTTAGATTAAAATGAAACTTAATGAAACTTCCTCATTACCTGCAAATATGTATCTCATACTTCATTACTATCAACTTCAATGCACTTTTTGATATCATTCCATGCAAATCCACTCTTGTTCATCATGTCATAGATTATGCTATAatctttcttcagtttcttcaaCTTTGACTCAATATGTGGACTTGCCTTCAAATTGGAATTGGGACATAAAAGATTTAAAGCATTCTCGATTTTCAGTAAAGTACCAGATTTGAAACTTCCAGTGTCGCAGCGTTGTCCTCCAGCAATGATTCCGTCAAGAACATTCAACAAAGATTCTTCTTCAAAGCTGGTCCATACACGCCTTGACTTCCCTTGCTCTGTATTTTCATCACCACTTTCCATTTTCTGCAAAAAAATCAGCATCTCATGGTTAAAGAAGCATAAATATGATCAAACTGCAACAATTTTCTAGTTCCAGTTTAGTCTCCACTCACTATCAACTTTTCTGCTTTCCAAAACTAATCCTAATCTCTTCAGAGTATTTTACTAATTTTCTTTGGCAAACTGCACATTTTCTCGGCCAATCTGCAATGTTCCCAGTTTAACAAACTGCTGCCAATACTTGATCAATTTTAAATGGTTTCAGGTGCTGCTGCAAGGGCTGCAAGAGCTGCAAGGAATGCAAGAGCTGCAGGGGATGGAAGAGCTGCAAGGGCTGCTCCAGCTTCAAGAGAATAAATGATGCAGTTTCTGCTTTATAAGCCTTTTAGTACTAAGGATAATTATTTATGTAGCTTTTGATTTGTTGTATGAATACATTAATGCATTTTAATGCTTAGGAGTGTAAAGACCTAGTCTTAATTTGTGTAGAAACGACTCGATTATGTTTCACACTTGATCATTATGAATTGATTCTAGAGTGTTTATTGATATATTGCTCTGACATCTTGGCTGGCTTGGATGACAATGGGAATGCATTTTAACTTTAGAAGAGTCattcgtctttttttttttttggttcttgtGATCTGTTCCTTTGGTTTCAGCCATTTAATATGTTCAAACCATGGGTTCCCTTGATCATTTGGGAATTGAACTGATTTAAGATTTTTGATGTATGGtagtttctttttaaatttcttttttggtggTGCTCTGCTCTGAAATACTAGCTGAAAGAAACTGTATATGATTTGAGAATGGTCTTGTATTGTATTTTAAAAGAAGTTGAGAATGCATTTTAATGAGATTAGATTAAAATGCCTTCTTTTTCCCCCTTTTGATGTTGGATTCAACGAGGTAGGGACTGTGTATGTGCGTATATATGTTTCCCTTAAAATCTAGTAATTTGTTTTTGCCATTCTTTTAGATTTTCTGTGAATTTCCTTGCAGCATGAACCCAGTTGGCAACTAGCAGTCTAGACTTCCAGACTTATTGAAACCTTATTATTGTTTGTCAACCTTTATTATATAATGTGACTATCATGACATTACCCGCTGAGGCTCTTAAAATGTCATCTTGACCCTTTTTTATTGTCTATGACGCTGAGATTCACTATTCATCATGTTGATCGAATGTGTCTCGCTCTCTAAGTGGCCCTCTTGTTTCCCTCAGATGCTCTTTTAGCTGatgtttatgtttttcaagtGGTAAGATCCCTTCACTGGATGGGACTTACAGTACTGTCATTGAACTCTAGAGTAGACAAAAAATATTTAGGAAtccttaaaacaaaaaaattctaaGCATGATTGAATGAGAAGGAAATGGTGCGAGGTTGACTAGATGAAGTGAGCTTAGAAACGAAGTTGATTGCCATGAAAAAGTTCTCGagctttatttttcatttttgtttggaGCTGTGGTTGCCCTTATATTAAAGTGATATGTTTTTGCCTTTCTGATTCAATGTGAATTTCCTTGCAGCTTCAACCCCGGTTGGCAAGTCTACTGACCGTGGTGCTTTGCTTGAGTGACAATCTATAAAACTAACTATGAAGGACTTCCAGACTTATCAGTACCTTCTTATGGTTTTAGGATATATTTGGCCTTttgattttatggtttcatgatTTGTGAATTTGTGTTCTTTTGTTATGAGAATCAAGTTGGAGGGTGAGAAAGTGTGGgtttttcagttttgttttcttgcatTGGATGATTAGTTTACGAGTTTTCTCTTGGATTTTGGTTGCATTACAGTTTTGGTTGCATTTTTGTTGCATCACAGTTTTGGTTACAGTTTTGGTTGCATTACAGTCTTGAATTTTGGTTGCATTACAGTCTTGAATTTTGGTTGCATTACAGTTTTGGTTGCATTACAGTCTTGAATTTTGGTTGCATTACAGTTTTGGTTGCATTAGTTTACAAGTTTTCTCTTTTGTGGGTAGTATCTCCGGCAGCCCTTACAGCCCTTCTTCCCATCCATTCATTATGCATTTGTAAAGCTAATTCATTCCTCCAAGTAGTCCATTGATTAGATGCTTCAACCGTGCCAACTACATCAGCTTCTTCCTCATTTTGTGCATCTAATTCACATACTGCATACTCCATCGAATCAATGGACATCTCTCTCCTAATAAAATTATGCAAAAGACAACAAACCGTAATTATGCGGCATTGTGTCTTTATTGGATAAAATGATGGACTCCTTAGTATTCCCCACTTTCCTTTTAGCATTCCAAAACACCGTTCTATCACATTTCTTGCCTTGGAATGCTTCATGTTAAAATATTCCACATGATCAGTAGGCATATTTCTTTCATCCCATTCCGACAAATGATACCTTGTTCCTCTATATGGTGCAAGAAATCCCTCACCATTTGTGTAACCACCATCGACAAGGTAATAATAACCTAATAGCCAAAATATAAATTCCTATTAGTGTGTGAAATGAACCAAAACTGCAGTAATTGAATGTGCAGTGTTTATCCAATAACCTCACCAGTGGGAACTCTTAACCCATTCGGCCTAGTCCCTGCATCGTGAAGAACTCTAGAGTCCGATGCAGATCCCTCCCAACCCGGTAAGACAAATATGAACTGCATATCACGAGAACAAGCAGCTAACACATTTGTAGCGACTTCACCCTTTCTTGTGCGGTATCTTGGCTTGTCAATTGTAGGTACACGCACTCTAATGTAAGTTCCATCTAGTGCCCCCAAGCAATtctattaataaaatatgtatatTCATGAAGTTTATAAACTGCACATATAGATGAACATGCTAACAATCTGAAACAATGCAAATAAACTGCAGTCTCTACAAAAAACTAACCTTAAAACACTTCCATCTACGATCTGTGCAGTCAGCAAGTACCGGATCAGGTACCCTCAACAAACTACCTTGCAATCGTAAAACACCTTGTAGTATAGAATGGAAATACCTACTAATAGTCTCTCCGGATCGAAAAAATCTACCTCTAATAGTACGATTCTTCACATGATGTGAAAGTATATGTAAAAACATACATACTTGCTCTTCCACAGACACCAAACCATCACTCTTTATATTTCCATCTGAGCGAAGCAGTTCACACAAAAGGCCAAAAGTCCTTCTATCCATTCTTAATTCGTGTACGCATTCGGTGTCACTATTGCCTATAATACTATCTAGATAACTCAAACGAGTCTCACGTCTAACGAATGAACGATTATTTAGAGCATGTCTTTCAGCACGTCTTCGTCTCAAATTAAACATCAGTAGCACAAGCATAGTACAAGCACACATTGTCTCTAGGTGCCACAACTCCACCAATAAGAGCAACATAATTTGCCTTCGATCCATATCTAAGATTTCACAGTAACattcaaaatcaatgaaaacaaccaaccaaagaagaagataaaaacacagacgttgttcaaagaaaaaaaaatccagaattgatcaacttccaaaatcaaagaacacaaccaaccaaagaagaagataaaaacacagacattgttcaaagaaaaaaaaaacctagaattgatgaacatccaaaatcaaggaaaacaaccaaccaaagaagaagaaagcaaacacagacgttgttaaacgaaaaaaaggaaaaacccAGTCTTGAAATTTATCAATTCTTAGCAAATCCAAGCTACCCAGACACCAATTGTTACAACCCATAAACAATTGTTAATAGAAAATCAATCCATAGTCTTTAATTTAACAAATCACATTAGATacaggagaagaagaagctagacgGGGTCGAAGGGAAGAGGGAATCAGAATCAAAGCAAAAGGAGCATGAGAAAGAAACGAAATTGAACCTGGAAGTTGAAGGAGGATGAAGCGCGATCGATAGTGGAGAGACGAGGTTGAAGCGCGAACGAGAGGGAGAGACGAGGTTGAAGCGCGAACGAGAGGGAGAGACGAGGCTGAAGCGCGTGAAATAGATCGAGAGACCCACGAGCGTTGTTGAAGCCCTTGCTTCCACAGTCCGATGAGTTTTGGGGGGTTTATGTAAGAAGGTCGGGAGCCTGACGCGGGGACTCTCTTATCTCATTTAATTGAGTCCTAGTGTGTGCCAAACGTGGGATACAACTAATTTTCTTATATAAGCTACTCCAAGCCAGTCCAGTCCCATGAAACAAACACGGCCTAACTCTCAAAAATAGCCGTTTAACCTTTAACAATTTGGGTTGGACATAAACAAATTTTAGTAATTTGGCCCTTTAAACCTTTGGTTAGAGAAAGTCTCAGTAGACTAATTTTAGCCTATTTTAATGCTATACTGTCAAAGACGTAGGACCCAATAATAAACTTACCAAAGgatttttaattcattttctttttttttccttttttttctccctgaactaagtaaaatatagaaaacaaaaaataataaaaaacttagatAGTATTGGTCATCGTCCTCACCAAACTACCCCAGGTTGATTAAGTGGAAAACCAAAACTTGGTTTGCAGATGAAACTTTTCTTCTACtctgggttttgaatttgggtGAGACAGAATCCCTCCGTCAATTTCGCTAAACGGTGTGTACCTTGGTCTGGCACCGAATTCTCCAATCCCTCCATGATTTGAAACATATAACTAGAATGAACGGTGTCTGAGGACAAGAGCATCTTCGCGAGGTGTTGTgcttttttcttcatttctctgtGTTTCATATCATCTTATTTTCTACATTTAACGTTGTATCGGTACATTATGGTTTAGGGTTATGATGTTCCAAATTTGGTTCATCTTTTATCGGAAATTGAAATTCATGTTGCAGGGACGAATTTGAACCTAAGAAGCTCAAATTGTTTGGTCTGGATTTGGCTATTGCTTTCTGTTCTTTGATGCTCAGAAATGGCCTAGTATGGAAGTAAGTGACTCACTGATTTAGTTATAGGCTTTTCTGGTATGTCATTGAAAGATTTGTAATATCATCTATCGGATTTTTGTCCCTTGAAGCCTTGAAACTTGGTCTTCAGTATTGGAGCTTTTGAAGCCGTTCTCTCTCAGTTTCGGTAACACGCACTTccttagctctctctctctctctctcttgtttctCTCAGTTTCAGTGTTGGTCTTCTGTTCTTGGATTTGATCGCTCCGATATGTGCTGACGTGGGGAACTTGCTTGTCATTGCACTCTGTTAGGTGTTGCACATTCAGGAATATCGGATGAGAAAGTGGCTTACTGAGAATTTGGCAATTGGATTTCCATCAGAAGAAGAAGGTATACTTGTTGTTTAAATGGAAGTAATTAGCctcctgttttttcttttttgaattatTAGTCTGCTAAAGCAGAGAAAACAATTGAAGTTTAGGTCCAGCAGAAGAAAGGAATTTGCCTAAttgtcatttttatttttagcatgcTAGCTGCTTTACCTTTTGTCTATGTGGGATCAGACTTATATTGATGTCCAAATTTCAGATCTTGGGATAATCCAGTACTTAGTCGTTTCCAATCTGACATTAATTAGATGTTTTGCTATTTACAAACTCTCAGTTTGAAATTCTTCAGGTTGTTGACAATGGGAGAGCAGTGATTGACTATTTGCTTCAATAAGTCCACATGATTGAAGAAGGGTAAATCTAAACTTGCACTACATTTCGGTTACTCATTTCCAAGCTTGACAATGGATTTCTGTTGTATGGCCTTGGTTTTTATTCTTGGTATCAGTATCTTGATCATTTTTGTTGTGGAAAACAGTAGGGAACCTAATTTACTTGTTCACCATTGGTACACCTTGTCTTGTTGAAGAGTTGAATAATGTAATGGCATTGGCAAAGGATGAAAAGGTTAATGAGATGTTTCGTTTACATTTAGTAATTTGTTATACATACTACGAGTGTAATATGAATGTGACATTGGAAAAAATGGATTCTTTATCTTCtttatgtttattttattttatttaaaaaattttttttttataaaaaaaccCTCAATTATGGCATGCACTGTATGGCttaaatagaaattaagttactcttttacggcgcacattgtACCCCTTAAATGTGACGTCTTTTACGGTGTGCAAGATGTGTCATAAATGACGTGAATGAAATATGTGGAATTATTTTTACGCCATGTAAGTTGCTTATTTACAGAGCATTTTTGCGCGAGGACATACCTCTTTTACGGCGCGGGCTTTTACAGTGCATTTTTGTACACTGTAAATGTACATTTAGGGCGCACATTGTGGGCTGTAAAAGaccatttttcttgtagtggTTCTTTCTTCTTTGCTTTTTATTTGTGTGTTGAAGGTCAGTTTAATAAGTTTCTGTATATTATGTCAAAATGGCCTGTTTACTAAGTTTTCATGGTTTAAAATGTATCCATATTTCTGCTCCGTGTATTCAGTCATTAATACGTGTTTTGCTTACAATATCAGATGCAGCTCATAGAGTCATGTTAAGCACAAAAATGGGAGTATAATGTCTGAAGAGGCTGGAGTAATGTTAGTGGTTTATGATGATCCCTCAGACCAACGATCTTTCTCTTTGGATGATACCAGCAGCAGTGAGGAATCACTTGATGAAACTAGGCTTTCTCTAGAGACCACAAACGATGTGATTCCGTATATTGGAAAAAGGTTTGCTACTCACGATGCAGCTTATGAGTACTACAGTGAATTTGCAAAGCAATGTGGATTCTCAATCCGGCGACACCGTACGGAGGGAAAAGATGGGGTGGGCAAGGGACTTACAAGACGCTACTTTGTCTGCCACCGTGCTGGAAACACTCCGAGTAAAACCTCCAACGAAAGTAAGCctcaaagaaatagaaaatcCTCCCGGTGTGGATGTCAAGCATACATGCGGATAAGCAAGACAACAGAATTGGGTGCATCAGAATGGCGTGTCACGGGTTTTGCGAACCACCATAATCATGAACTTTTGGAACCAAACCAAGTTCGTTTCCTTCCTGCATACCGAACTATATCCGAGTCTGATAAGAGCCGGATCCTTATGTTTGCCAAGACAGGAATTTCAGTACAGCAAATGATGAGGCTCATGGAGCTTGAGAAGTGTGTTGAACCAGGTTATTTACCCTTTACTGAAAAGGATGTGAGAAATTTGCTCCAGTCATTTAGGAAATTAGATCCGGAAGAGGAAAGCATTGACTTATTAAGAATGTGCAGAAACATCAAGGAGAAAGATCCGAACTTCAAATTTGAGTACACAATTGACTCAAAGAACAGATTAGAGAATATTGCATGGTCATATGCATCCTCAGTACAGTCATATGAGATATTTGGAGATGCAGTAGTGTTTGATACCACTCATCGCTTAACTGCGTTTGACATGCCACTTGGGATATGGGTTGGAATAAATAATTATGGTATGCCTTGCTTCTTTGGCTGTGTGCTTCTACGAGAGGAAAGTGTAAGGTCATTTTCATGGGCATTGAAGGTGagtcacaatatatatatacacacacacatgtgtgtgtgtgtgttattttgCTTCAATCTATCGCATCACCTTATATTGCaagtgtgtgtatgtgtgttatTTTGCTTCAATCATCTATTCCATCACCTTATATTGCACATATGGTATTTAAAGTAGTTAAGTTTAACTTGGACTAATCAGTTAATTTTGATAGGGGAGCATGTCAGAATGTAGAATATTCTGATTAGGATGGGGGGTTAGATAACTTTAAATTGGCAGGTAGTCTCTTAAGGATTGGCCAATCAGGTTTTGACCATGCACAAAGGATTTTGGCCGAGTGATTgtgattcaaaatttgaaatggactcttctcttttctttttcttatttttttttccattttttttcccttggATTGAGTAATTTCTTGAAATTTCATATTACAACTGTTAGAGTACTAGGGAGCAGGTTGTGTATCAGATTTATGTAGTCCAATTCATATGAATTGGGAACTTTTTCTTACCGCTTAGTAAATGCAGATCATACCCTCTTATGTTTTCAATGTCTGTATAGGGTATTTTCCAGTTAGCGAGTTTGAAATAatatttatatggttggaaTCTTCTTTTACTGTTGGTATCTAGCACATGCAGCATGTATATCTTCATGAATAATTCTATTGTTCCCAGATTTACTGTGGTCTTCTGTTTTGTATTGAAATCTATTGAAGGCATTCCTGGGGTTCATGTATGGGAAGGCACCACGGACCATATTAACTGATCAAAATTTATTTCTGAAAGAAGCAATAAGTGGAGAGATGCCAACAACTAAACACGCACTATGTGTATGGATGATAGTTGCGAAGTTTCCTTCCTGGTTCAATGCTGTTTTGGGTGAACGTTACAATGAGTGGAAGAGTGAGTTTTATCGCATTTACAATTTGGAGTCCATAGAGGATTTCGAACTAGGGTGGAGGGACTTGGTAAATTCTTTTGGGCTTCACTCAAACAGGCACATAGTCAACTTGTATGGCCTACGCTCACTTTGGGCTCTGCCATTCTTGAGAAGCCATTTCTTTGCAGGAATGGCTACAATTGGTCAGTCGAAGTCAATTAATGCATT contains these protein-coding regions:
- the LOC112176391 gene encoding protein FAR1-RELATED SEQUENCE 11 encodes the protein MSEEAGVMLVVYDDPSDQRSFSLDDTSSSEESLDETRLSLETTNDVIPYIGKRFATHDAAYEYYSEFAKQCGFSIRRHRTEGKDGVGKGLTRRYFVCHRAGNTPSKTSNESKPQRNRKSSRCGCQAYMRISKTTELGASEWRVTGFANHHNHELLEPNQVRFLPAYRTISESDKSRILMFAKTGISVQQMMRLMELEKCVEPGYLPFTEKDVRNLLQSFRKLDPEEESIDLLRMCRNIKEKDPNFKFEYTIDSKNRLENIAWSYASSVQSYEIFGDAVVFDTTHRLTAFDMPLGIWVGINNYGMPCFFGCVLLREESVRSFSWALKAFLGFMYGKAPRTILTDQNLFLKEAISGEMPTTKHALCVWMIVAKFPSWFNAVLGERYNEWKSEFYRIYNLESIEDFELGWRDLVNSFGLHSNRHIVNLYGLRSLWALPFLRSHFFAGMATIGQSKSINAFIQRFLSAQTRLAHFIEQVAVAVDFKDQAGEQQTMQQNLQNICLKTGAPMESHAASVLTPYAFSKLQEQLVLAAHYASFQMDDGFLVRHHTKGDGGRKVYWVPREGIISCGCHHFEFSGTLCRHALRVLSTGNCFQIPDRYLPVRWRRISMPSAKLLHSFPSDHAERIQLLQSMVSTLVTESSKSRERLDIATEQVSILLSQIREQPVSLQSTRDITPKNRNI